One Bacillus sp. FJAT-52991 genomic region harbors:
- a CDS encoding DUF445 domain-containing protein codes for MDFFWLVLFMVVIGAAIGAVTNSIAIRMLFHPYRPLYIGKWQLPFTPGLIPKRRSELAEQLGKTVAEYLLTPESIERKLSHPDFQKDIVVLLQQEAKPFLSSDKTISEVLEKVHFHEAEQKAEQWVEQWIDKKYRTMKDFYLDQTVKESLPFEWLDKMEVKIPEISDYIIYKGIDYFSSLEGRQRIKKMTDDFLAEWGKLGSMIQMILGNTTLEDKIQPEILKFLKSPGTKELMDTLLKNEWEKILDWKWSYVLTQFSDEKALEKGKAFVLHQLNLHSLFEKSVSDLMKPFEEKIIDDVIPTLVKKGGHFVATRIPVMMEKLHIAEIVREQVETFSLERLEEMVLEISRRELKMITFLGGLLGGAIGLLQGVIVGLFS; via the coding sequence ATGGATTTCTTTTGGTTAGTATTATTTATGGTTGTCATTGGAGCGGCAATTGGGGCAGTAACCAACTCCATTGCAATTAGAATGCTGTTTCATCCTTATCGTCCGCTTTATATAGGGAAGTGGCAATTGCCATTTACGCCTGGATTAATTCCGAAAAGGCGAAGTGAGCTCGCAGAACAGCTTGGAAAGACGGTAGCTGAATATTTATTAACGCCAGAAAGTATTGAGCGGAAGTTAAGCCACCCTGATTTTCAAAAGGACATCGTAGTACTTCTGCAACAGGAGGCAAAGCCATTTCTTTCTTCAGATAAGACGATCTCTGAAGTGTTAGAAAAGGTGCATTTCCATGAAGCAGAACAAAAAGCAGAGCAATGGGTGGAACAATGGATTGACAAGAAATACCGTACGATGAAAGATTTCTATCTCGATCAAACGGTTAAAGAATCCCTTCCTTTTGAATGGCTGGATAAAATGGAAGTGAAAATTCCTGAAATATCAGATTATATCATTTATAAAGGAATCGATTATTTCTCTAGTTTAGAAGGACGTCAACGAATCAAAAAAATGACGGATGATTTTTTAGCAGAGTGGGGCAAGCTTGGAAGCATGATTCAAATGATTCTTGGCAACACCACGTTAGAAGACAAAATCCAGCCGGAAATACTAAAGTTTTTAAAAAGTCCGGGCACAAAAGAACTAATGGACACATTGCTAAAAAATGAGTGGGAAAAAATTCTCGATTGGAAATGGTCTTATGTCTTAACTCAATTTTCCGATGAAAAAGCATTGGAGAAGGGAAAAGCTTTCGTTCTTCACCAGCTGAATCTCCATTCTTTATTTGAAAAATCGGTATCAGATTTGATGAAGCCCTTTGAGGAGAAAATCATTGATGATGTCATTCCAACTCTTGTCAAGAAAGGGGGCCATTTTGTCGCTACACGTATCCCGGTGATGATGGAAAAGCTTCATATTGCTGAGATTGTGCGTGAACAAGTAGAAACATTCTCGCTTGAGCGACTAGAAGAAATGGTGCTAGAAATTTCTAGACGAGAATTGAAAATGATCACTTTTCTTGGTGGATTACTAGGAGGAGCGATTGGATTGCTTCAAGGAGTGATTGTTGGACTATTTTCTTAA
- the leuD gene encoding 3-isopropylmalate dehydratase small subunit, with protein sequence MKAINQFNGVVCPLNRVNVDTDQIIPKQFLKRIERQGFGQFVFYHWRFDDEGVKKADFVMNQPQYEQAEILVAGENFGCGSSREHAPWALLDYGFRVVIAPSFADIFYNNCVKNGILAIRLTEDEVQTIMKKAEQPEYRLFIDLKEQHITDQKGFEASFDIDPYWKEMLLNGWDEIAVTLNLEAEIATYEQQQ encoded by the coding sequence ATGAAAGCAATTAATCAATTTAATGGTGTTGTCTGCCCTCTCAACCGTGTAAATGTCGATACGGACCAAATTATTCCAAAGCAGTTTTTAAAGAGAATTGAACGCCAAGGGTTTGGTCAGTTTGTATTCTATCATTGGCGCTTTGATGATGAAGGTGTGAAAAAAGCAGATTTTGTCATGAACCAACCGCAATATGAGCAGGCAGAAATATTAGTGGCTGGAGAGAATTTTGGTTGTGGATCATCGCGTGAGCATGCACCGTGGGCATTGTTAGATTATGGATTCCGAGTGGTTATTGCACCAAGCTTTGCTGATATCTTTTATAATAACTGTGTGAAAAATGGAATTTTAGCTATTCGTTTAACAGAAGATGAAGTACAGACGATTATGAAAAAAGCAGAACAGCCAGAATATCGCTTGTTCATTGATTTAAAAGAACAGCATATTACAGATCAAAAAGGTTTTGAAGCTTCATTCGACATTGATCCTTATTGGAAAGAGATGCTATTAAACGGTTGGGATGAAATTGCTGTTACATTGAATTTAGAAGCAGAAATTGCTACATATGAACAGCAACAATAA
- a CDS encoding metal-sensitive transcriptional regulator, whose protein sequence is MDHNREVTNRLRRIEGQIRGVIKMMEEEKHCKEVVTQLSAIRSAVDRSIGLIVAKNLESCIREANEKGQNAEEAIQEAVNMIVKSR, encoded by the coding sequence ATGGATCATAATCGCGAGGTAACCAATAGACTGCGACGTATTGAAGGCCAAATTCGTGGCGTGATTAAAATGATGGAAGAAGAAAAGCATTGTAAGGAAGTAGTTACTCAATTATCAGCTATCCGATCAGCAGTTGATCGCTCTATTGGATTAATTGTTGCCAAAAATCTTGAAAGCTGTATTCGTGAAGCAAATGAAAAAGGTCAAAACGCAGAAGAAGCCATTCAAGAAGCGGTGAATATGATTGTTAAAAGCAGATAA
- the leuB gene encoding 3-isopropylmalate dehydrogenase: MKKKIAVLPGDGVGREIVKGATSVLAAIGQRFGHEFEIEYGEIGGAAIDSSNTPLPTETLELCKRSDAVLLGAVGGPKWDHLPSHIRPERGLLAIRKELGLFANLRPVIAFQTLLQSSPLKPEIAENVNLMIVRELTGGLYFGKPSERRGDQQDVVVDTLQYTREEIERIVDQAFELAVVRQKKLTSVDKANVLESSRMWREIVDEKAKLYPQVEVEHMYVDAAAMKLVSRPKDFDVVVTENLFGDILSDEASMITGSLGMLPSASLRADGFGLYEPVHGSAPDIAGQNKANPIAMILSVALMLKYSFNLREEAESIEQAVQEVLNAGYRTSDLEIAGGTVVGTDQMIELILQRVEEGSAISSIMGAYM, from the coding sequence GTGAAAAAGAAAATTGCAGTATTACCTGGAGATGGAGTTGGCCGAGAGATTGTGAAAGGAGCCACTTCTGTTTTAGCAGCGATCGGACAACGCTTTGGTCATGAATTCGAGATTGAATATGGTGAAATTGGAGGAGCGGCGATTGACTCTTCTAACACGCCTCTTCCAACAGAAACGCTAGAGCTTTGCAAAAGAAGTGACGCCGTTCTACTAGGAGCGGTAGGTGGACCAAAGTGGGACCACTTACCTTCTCATATCCGTCCAGAGCGCGGGTTGCTAGCCATTCGTAAAGAACTTGGCCTTTTCGCTAATTTACGTCCAGTCATTGCTTTTCAAACCTTGCTGCAATCTTCTCCGCTAAAGCCTGAAATTGCAGAGAATGTGAACTTAATGATTGTTCGGGAGCTAACAGGGGGCTTGTATTTCGGAAAGCCAAGTGAACGCCGAGGAGATCAGCAAGATGTCGTTGTTGATACCCTTCAATATACAAGAGAAGAAATTGAACGAATTGTGGATCAAGCTTTTGAACTAGCTGTTGTCCGTCAAAAGAAGTTGACGTCTGTAGATAAAGCGAATGTATTAGAATCCAGCCGAATGTGGCGCGAAATTGTCGATGAGAAGGCAAAGCTTTATCCACAAGTAGAAGTAGAGCATATGTATGTCGATGCAGCGGCGATGAAGCTTGTAAGTCGTCCGAAAGATTTCGATGTCGTTGTAACGGAAAACTTATTTGGAGATATTTTAAGCGATGAAGCATCGATGATCACCGGTTCATTAGGAATGCTTCCATCCGCTAGCTTGCGTGCAGATGGCTTTGGCTTATATGAGCCAGTGCACGGATCAGCACCTGATATTGCGGGACAAAACAAAGCGAATCCAATAGCGATGATTTTATCAGTAGCATTGATGTTGAAATATTCGTTTAATCTTCGGGAAGAAGCAGAATCTATTGAACAAGCGGTACAAGAAGTGTTAAATGCGGGCTACCGCACGAGCGATTTAGAAATAGCAGGTGGAACGGTTGTTGGCACAGATCAAATGATCGAATTGATTCTTCAACGTGTAGAAGAAGGATCGGCTATTTCTTCGATTATGGGTGCTTATATGTAA
- a CDS encoding coproporphyrinogen III oxidase, protein MLISVKGLDDERYERPLRLIANLFFEETEIDMGGDDGSLEVVFTLTGETDVKAKAVLTIKESGEQFVAHYEKRITADQEKEYFKSLKNVVSHVYLHVLHEYTGIVQKWGILTGIRPTKLLHRQNQAGVPTEVAHRQLQENYLMTAEKTDLMQRILERQLAIVPDLYDLKKEVSIYIGIPFCPTKCAYCTFPAFAIQGKQERVSSFLSGLHFEMEAIGRWLKEKGVRITTVYYGGGTPTAITAEEMDELYELMYQVFPDVEKIREITVEAGRPDTITQAKLDVLKKWKIDRISINPQSYTQETLKAIGRHHTVEETIDKYHLARENGMNNINMDLIIGLPGEGCEEFKHSLDETEKLMPESLTVHTLSFKRASEMTQNKEKYKVADRSEVEQMMGMAERWTKDHGYVPYYLYRQKNILGNLENVGYCMPGQESIYNIVIMEEVQTIIGIGCGAASKFIDPNTGKIEHFANPKDPKTYNERFEEYTNKKIAILNELFK, encoded by the coding sequence TTGTTAATTAGTGTTAAAGGTTTAGATGATGAGCGGTATGAACGGCCATTGCGGCTGATTGCCAATTTGTTTTTTGAGGAAACAGAGATTGATATGGGTGGGGATGATGGTTCCCTTGAAGTGGTTTTTACCTTGACGGGAGAAACAGATGTGAAAGCTAAGGCTGTTTTAACTATAAAGGAAAGTGGGGAGCAATTTGTCGCTCACTATGAGAAACGAATCACTGCAGATCAGGAAAAAGAATATTTCAAGAGTTTGAAAAATGTTGTGTCACATGTGTATTTACATGTACTACATGAGTATACGGGAATCGTACAGAAATGGGGTATTTTAACGGGGATTCGTCCGACAAAGCTGCTGCATCGTCAAAATCAAGCAGGTGTCCCGACAGAGGTTGCTCATCGTCAATTACAAGAAAATTATTTAATGACAGCAGAGAAAACCGATTTAATGCAGCGAATTTTAGAACGTCAACTAGCCATTGTTCCTGATTTATATGATTTAAAAAAAGAAGTAAGCATTTATATTGGGATTCCTTTTTGTCCAACGAAATGTGCGTATTGTACGTTTCCTGCCTTTGCCATTCAAGGAAAGCAGGAGCGTGTGTCCTCTTTTTTAAGCGGGCTGCATTTTGAAATGGAAGCGATTGGTCGTTGGTTAAAAGAAAAGGGTGTACGCATCACAACCGTTTATTATGGAGGAGGTACACCGACGGCGATCACAGCAGAGGAAATGGATGAGTTGTATGAGCTCATGTATCAAGTGTTTCCTGATGTGGAGAAGATTCGTGAAATCACAGTCGAAGCCGGACGACCTGATACGATTACACAAGCGAAGCTAGATGTTTTAAAGAAGTGGAAGATCGATCGGATTAGTATTAATCCACAATCGTATACACAAGAAACGCTTAAAGCGATTGGGCGTCATCACACAGTCGAAGAAACGATTGATAAGTATCATTTAGCTAGAGAGAATGGCATGAATAATATCAATATGGACTTGATTATTGGTTTGCCGGGTGAAGGATGCGAAGAATTTAAACATTCGCTTGACGAGACGGAAAAGTTGATGCCTGAGTCATTAACAGTTCATACGCTGTCATTCAAAAGAGCTTCTGAAATGACACAGAATAAAGAAAAGTATAAAGTGGCGGATCGCTCAGAAGTAGAACAAATGATGGGCATGGCAGAAAGATGGACAAAAGATCATGGCTATGTGCCATATTATTTATATCGCCAAAAAAATATTCTTGGAAATTTAGAAAATGTCGGCTATTGTATGCCGGGGCAAGAGAGCATTTACAATATTGTTATTATGGAAGAAGTTCAGACGATTATCGGCATTGGCTGTGGAGCTGCCAGTAAATTTATTGATCCGAACACGGGAAAAATTGAGCATTTTGCTAACCCGAAAGATCCGAAAACATATAACGAACGGTTTGAAGAATACACGAATAAAAAGATAGCCATTTTAAATGAATTATTCAAATAA
- a CDS encoding 2-isopropylmalate synthase: MRKIEIFDTTLRDGEQSAGVNLNTIEKLEIAKQLERLGVDVIEAGFPAASRGDLEAVQLIANTIKNSSVTGLARSHQKDIDATWEALKQSAEPRIHVFLATSPIHREFKLKMSKDGVVERAVQAVKYAKQKFAKVQFSAEDACRTELDFLARVTEAVIDAGATVVNIPDTVGYITPQEIKEIFTYLRENVSNIDKAILSTHCHDDLGMATANSLAAIEAGAGQVEGTINGIGERAGNVALEEVAVALHIRNDFYKASTNMKLDEIKRTSNLVSKLTGMVVPANKAVIGDNAFAHESGIHQDGVLKEKTTYEIITPELIGVKSNKLVLGKHSGRHAFKNKAIELGFELADDKLNEAFQTFKDLADKKKEITDEDLFSILADKQTEAVDVSHYILNTIQVQYGTENIPTATISATLPDGQHVTEAATGSGSVEAIYNTLERLLKGPVKLHDYKINSVSGGRDALAEVYVRVNYNGMDSSGRGTAQDVLEASARAYLNAVNRVLTIEAQQQDVQKAHI; encoded by the coding sequence GTGCGCAAGATTGAGATCTTTGACACAACGTTAAGAGATGGGGAACAATCAGCGGGTGTCAACTTAAATACCATTGAAAAGTTAGAGATCGCAAAACAGCTAGAACGACTTGGAGTAGACGTCATTGAAGCGGGCTTTCCTGCCGCTTCAAGAGGCGATTTAGAAGCCGTTCAACTTATTGCTAATACAATCAAAAATAGTTCAGTAACAGGTCTTGCTCGCTCGCATCAAAAAGATATCGATGCCACTTGGGAAGCATTAAAGCAATCAGCAGAACCAAGAATTCATGTCTTTCTTGCTACTTCTCCGATTCATCGTGAATTTAAGCTAAAGATGAGCAAGGATGGAGTGGTGGAGCGCGCTGTTCAAGCGGTGAAATATGCAAAGCAAAAGTTTGCAAAAGTGCAATTTTCAGCGGAAGATGCTTGCCGGACAGAGCTTGACTTTTTGGCTCGAGTAACAGAAGCGGTCATTGATGCTGGGGCAACAGTGGTTAATATTCCAGATACAGTGGGTTATATCACTCCACAAGAAATTAAAGAAATTTTTACGTATTTACGAGAAAATGTATCTAATATTGATAAAGCCATTTTATCCACTCATTGCCATGATGATTTAGGAATGGCAACAGCGAATTCATTAGCTGCGATCGAAGCCGGAGCTGGACAGGTGGAAGGAACGATCAACGGTATTGGTGAGCGTGCTGGAAATGTGGCTCTTGAAGAAGTAGCCGTCGCTCTTCATATTCGTAACGATTTTTACAAAGCCTCTACCAATATGAAATTAGATGAAATTAAACGTACAAGTAATCTTGTTAGTAAATTAACAGGAATGGTCGTACCTGCCAATAAAGCAGTCATTGGGGATAATGCCTTCGCTCATGAGTCCGGCATTCACCAAGATGGTGTGTTAAAGGAAAAAACAACGTATGAAATTATTACACCGGAGTTGATCGGTGTGAAATCCAATAAATTAGTACTTGGCAAACACTCTGGTCGACATGCTTTTAAAAATAAAGCAATTGAGCTTGGTTTTGAATTGGCGGATGACAAATTAAATGAAGCATTCCAAACATTTAAAGACTTAGCAGATAAAAAGAAAGAAATTACAGATGAAGATTTGTTTTCGATTTTGGCTGATAAACAAACAGAAGCTGTTGATGTTAGTCACTACATTTTGAATACGATTCAAGTTCAATATGGAACAGAAAATATTCCAACCGCAACGATTTCAGCGACTCTTCCAGACGGTCAACATGTCACAGAAGCAGCAACTGGTTCGGGAAGTGTAGAAGCAATTTATAACACGCTAGAGCGTTTACTAAAAGGCCCAGTGAAATTGCATGACTACAAAATTAATTCAGTTAGCGGTGGGCGTGATGCTTTAGCTGAAGTATATGTACGCGTCAATTATAACGGAATGGATTCAAGTGGCCGTGGAACGGCACAAGATGTTCTTGAGGCTTCAGCACGCGCTTACTTAAATGCTGTGAATAGAGTATTAACGATCGAAGCACAGCAACAAGATGTTCAAAAAGCTCACATTTGA
- the leuC gene encoding 3-isopropylmalate dehydratase large subunit: MTPKTVIEKIWENHIVHREEGKPDLLYIDLHLVHEVTSPQAFEGLRMNNRKVRRPDLTYATMDHNVPTVNRHIVKDPVSKTQMETLEQNCKEFGVELSDIDHPDQGIVHVIGPELGLTQPGKTIVCGDSHTSTHGAFGALSFGIGTSEVEHVLATQTLWQARPKTLQIKINGKLGFGVTAKDLILAVISKYGVNAGTGYIVEYTGEAIRNLSMEERMTVCNMSIEAGARAGLISPDEKTVEYLRGRRHVPEGEDFDQLAQNWLALATDDGAVYDKTLEINGEEIEPQVTWGTNPSMGSGISSTVPNPNDFERAADQESVARALEYMGLSAGTKLEDISVDYVFIGSCTNSRISDLRAAAEVAKGRKVQPGVTAIVVPGSQAVKQVAESEGLDQIFIEAGFEWRESGCSMCLAMNDDIVPSGKRCASTSNRNFEGRQGNGAKTHLVSPAMAAAAAVNGKFTDVRQLIGVQQ, encoded by the coding sequence ATGACACCGAAAACAGTTATTGAAAAAATATGGGAAAATCATATCGTGCATAGAGAAGAGGGAAAACCGGATCTTTTATATATTGATCTGCATTTAGTCCATGAAGTGACTTCTCCACAAGCGTTTGAAGGGCTGCGTATGAACAATCGTAAGGTTCGCCGTCCAGATTTAACTTATGCCACAATGGATCATAACGTACCAACCGTTAATCGGCATATTGTGAAAGATCCTGTTTCGAAAACGCAAATGGAAACGTTAGAGCAAAACTGTAAAGAGTTCGGAGTGGAACTTTCAGACATCGATCATCCGGATCAAGGAATTGTTCATGTTATTGGTCCAGAGCTTGGTTTAACGCAACCGGGAAAAACGATTGTTTGTGGAGACAGCCATACTTCTACGCATGGTGCCTTTGGGGCATTATCTTTTGGAATTGGAACAAGTGAAGTGGAGCACGTTCTTGCAACTCAAACACTGTGGCAAGCAAGACCAAAAACGTTACAAATTAAAATTAATGGCAAGCTTGGCTTCGGGGTGACGGCGAAAGACTTGATTTTGGCGGTAATTTCTAAATATGGAGTTAATGCTGGGACAGGCTATATTGTGGAATATACAGGTGAAGCGATTCGCAATTTATCGATGGAAGAGAGAATGACGGTTTGTAATATGTCTATTGAAGCAGGCGCACGAGCGGGATTAATTAGTCCAGATGAAAAAACGGTCGAATATTTAAGAGGTCGTCGTCATGTTCCAGAAGGAGAAGACTTTGACCAACTTGCTCAAAATTGGTTGGCTCTTGCGACAGATGACGGGGCAGTGTATGACAAAACACTTGAGATCAATGGGGAAGAGATTGAGCCGCAAGTGACATGGGGAACAAATCCTTCCATGGGTAGCGGTATTAGCTCCACGGTCCCAAATCCAAATGATTTTGAGCGTGCAGCAGATCAAGAGTCAGTAGCAAGAGCATTGGAATACATGGGACTATCAGCAGGGACGAAATTAGAAGATATTTCAGTAGACTATGTATTTATCGGTTCTTGTACAAATTCGCGCATCAGTGATTTACGAGCTGCTGCTGAAGTTGCTAAAGGGCGAAAGGTGCAGCCGGGAGTAACAGCGATTGTTGTACCAGGTTCTCAAGCTGTGAAACAAGTAGCAGAGTCAGAAGGTTTGGATCAAATTTTTATCGAAGCAGGCTTTGAATGGCGCGAATCGGGTTGCAGTATGTGTTTAGCGATGAATGATGATATTGTTCCATCAGGCAAGCGTTGTGCATCGACTTCTAATCGTAACTTTGAAGGACGCCAAGGAAATGGAGCAAAAACACATCTTGTTAGTCCAGCGATGGCCGCTGCAGCTGCAGTAAATGGAAAATTTACAGATGTGCGCCAATTGATAGGCGTACAACAATAA
- a CDS encoding YlbF family regulator, whose amino-acid sequence MAINLYDLAYELEKGVRQSPEYIQLKQLYAEVNNDPEASKVFSNFRDIQMNLQEKQMTGQNITEEEVQQAQQTVILVQQHEKISKLMEAEQRMSMVIADLNKIILKPLEEMYGPVVD is encoded by the coding sequence ATGGCAATCAATTTATATGATTTAGCTTATGAATTAGAAAAAGGTGTACGTCAAAGCCCAGAGTATATTCAGTTAAAACAATTATATGCAGAAGTAAATAACGATCCAGAAGCAAGTAAGGTGTTTTCGAATTTCCGGGACATTCAAATGAATTTGCAAGAAAAGCAGATGACAGGACAAAATATTACGGAAGAAGAAGTACAACAGGCTCAACAAACCGTTATACTCGTTCAACAACATGAGAAAATTTCTAAGTTAATGGAAGCAGAGCAGCGCATGAGCATGGTCATTGCGGATTTAAATAAAATTATTTTAAAGCCGCTTGAGGAAATGTACGGCCCCGTTGTTGACTAA
- a CDS encoding HAD family hydrolase, whose translation MAYRLLAMNVLGAFSQNKGRVSKATKEAIEYAHKKKVSILLFSEREYAFVKRIAKALHSESSLVTHNGAYVTSNQQKPMYIQRISEDDTFDLIQFLESFDCQITLENENFSVSNKGKLPTTLVKRAIWQRTQKFLYSQYFVNSLEEHLLEERISPLSIQGVFHNSEERNEALQALNNMFDNVHFISRDRNKIEIVAAGVSKWNSIVYVAEQLGISRSEIAVIGISEDDKEAVQQAGMGIALGNADTKVKEAADWVTRTNKEEGIAYVVKELLRHQRKNAIEEMNKVD comes from the coding sequence ATGGCTTATCGGTTACTAGCTATGAATGTACTTGGAGCTTTTTCACAAAATAAAGGGCGTGTGAGCAAAGCGACGAAAGAAGCAATTGAATACGCACACAAGAAGAAAGTGTCTATTCTATTGTTTTCCGAGCGAGAGTATGCATTTGTCAAAAGAATAGCGAAAGCATTACATTCAGAAAGTAGTCTTGTTACTCATAATGGTGCGTATGTTACTTCAAATCAACAAAAACCGATGTATATTCAGAGAATTTCTGAAGATGATACATTTGATTTAATACAATTTCTTGAGTCATTTGACTGTCAAATTACTTTAGAGAATGAAAACTTTTCGGTGAGTAATAAAGGAAAGTTGCCAACAACGTTAGTGAAAAGAGCGATTTGGCAGCGAACACAAAAATTCCTGTACTCCCAATATTTTGTGAATTCGTTAGAAGAACATTTACTAGAAGAACGGATTTCGCCGCTGTCTATTCAAGGGGTATTTCATAACAGCGAAGAAAGAAATGAAGCATTACAAGCATTAAACAATATGTTTGATAATGTGCATTTTATTAGTAGAGATCGAAATAAGATCGAAATTGTAGCAGCAGGTGTCTCTAAATGGAATAGTATTGTGTATGTAGCCGAGCAGCTTGGAATTTCTAGGTCAGAAATTGCAGTGATTGGTATTAGTGAAGATGATAAAGAAGCTGTTCAGCAAGCAGGAATGGGCATTGCTCTGGGGAATGCCGATACAAAAGTGAAGGAAGCTGCTGATTGGGTCACTAGAACCAATAAAGAAGAGGGCATTGCTTATGTCGTCAAGGAGCTTTTGAGACATCAGCGTAAAAACGCTATAGAAGAAATGAATAAAGTCGACTAA
- a CDS encoding alpha/beta-type small acid-soluble spore protein — MTNANRSNNTNQLLVAGAQQAIDQMKYEIASEFGVHLGPDATSRSNGSVGGEITKRLVAMAQQQMGGYQQP; from the coding sequence ATGACAAATGCAAATCGCAGCAACAACACTAACCAATTACTAGTTGCAGGAGCACAACAAGCAATCGATCAAATGAAGTATGAAATTGCTTCTGAATTTGGCGTACACCTTGGCCCGGATGCGACTTCACGTTCTAATGGTTCTGTTGGTGGAGAAATCACTAAACGTCTAGTAGCAATGGCTCAACAACAAATGGGCGGCTACCAACAACCATAA
- the fumC gene encoding class II fumarate hydratase, producing MQYRVERDTLGEVNVAVDKYWGAQTQRSKENFQIGIEKMPIEMIYAFAHLKKAAAIVNRDLKKLSKEKAQAIAKVCDEILTGRWDEHFPLVVWQTGSGTQSNMNVNEVIARRGNEIARKEGWIHPNDDVNMSQSSNDTFPTAMHIAAYAEIEQRLKPALKQLSQTLKQKEEQYMEVIKIGRTHLQDATPLTLGQEISGWRTMLKRSAKMLKQSQSYLLNLAIGGTAVGTGINADPSFGQKVAEQLSKQTGFSFQSSKNKFHALTSHDEIVYVHGALKALAADMMKVANDVRWLASGPRSGIGEITIPANEPGSSIMPGKVNPTQSEALTMIAAQVFGNDATIGFAASQGNFELNVFKPVIIYNMLQSIRLLADGIRSFDEKCIRGMEANETVIKELMERSLMLVTALNPHIGYEKAAEIAKLAHSKGLTLKQAAIETRHLTAEQYEKWVIPIEMVHLNK from the coding sequence ATGCAATATAGAGTAGAAAGAGATACTTTAGGTGAAGTAAATGTTGCAGTGGATAAATATTGGGGAGCGCAAACGCAGCGTAGCAAGGAAAATTTTCAAATCGGGATTGAGAAAATGCCAATCGAAATGATCTATGCATTCGCTCATTTGAAAAAAGCAGCTGCGATTGTTAATCGAGATCTTAAGAAGTTATCAAAAGAGAAAGCACAGGCGATTGCAAAAGTCTGTGATGAAATTTTAACCGGTCGATGGGACGAACATTTTCCACTCGTTGTGTGGCAAACAGGAAGTGGCACACAGTCAAATATGAACGTGAATGAAGTGATTGCGAGAAGAGGGAATGAAATAGCTCGAAAGGAAGGGTGGATTCATCCGAATGATGATGTGAATATGTCGCAAAGTTCAAACGATACCTTTCCGACAGCGATGCATATTGCTGCTTATGCAGAGATCGAACAGCGTTTAAAACCTGCTCTGAAGCAGTTAAGTCAAACGTTGAAGCAAAAAGAAGAGCAGTACATGGAAGTGATCAAAATTGGTCGGACGCACTTGCAAGATGCGACGCCTTTGACGTTAGGACAAGAAATTTCTGGATGGCGAACGATGTTGAAAAGAAGTGCCAAAATGCTTAAGCAATCACAGTCTTATTTACTAAATTTAGCGATTGGCGGGACAGCGGTTGGAACAGGCATTAATGCAGATCCTTCCTTTGGGCAAAAAGTGGCAGAGCAACTGAGCAAGCAAACAGGCTTTTCATTTCAATCATCTAAAAATAAGTTTCATGCGTTAACGAGTCATGATGAAATCGTTTATGTACATGGTGCATTAAAGGCACTTGCAGCCGATATGATGAAAGTGGCAAATGATGTTCGATGGCTAGCAAGCGGGCCAAGAAGCGGAATTGGAGAAATTACGATCCCGGCAAATGAACCAGGCAGTTCGATTATGCCCGGAAAAGTCAATCCAACCCAAAGCGAAGCGTTAACGATGATCGCCGCTCAAGTGTTTGGAAATGATGCAACGATCGGGTTTGCAGCGAGCCAAGGAAACTTTGAATTAAATGTGTTTAAACCTGTCATTATTTATAATATGCTTCAGTCTATTCGATTACTAGCGGACGGCATTCGCTCCTTTGATGAAAAGTGTATTCGAGGAATGGAAGCGAATGAGACAGTCATTAAGGAGCTAATGGAGCGATCATTAATGTTAGTCACAGCGCTGAATCCGCATATTGGCTATGAAAAAGCAGCCGAGATTGCTAAGCTTGCTCACAGTAAAGGGTTAACATTAAAACAGGCAGCTATTGAAACAAGGCATTTGACAGCTGAACAATATGAAAAATGGGTTATTCCGATTGAAATGGTGCACTTGAACAAATAA